ACTGGCCGGTCCCCTCGATGCCGTGCCCGCCGAACCAGCCGAACAGCTTCTGTGTGCCGTGCGCGGCCAGTACGCCGCCGGCACCCAGCCGGAGCAACAGCAGGCCCAGATCACGTCGGTCGTAAGCACTCACAGCGACTCCCGGTGCAGTCAGCAGGAACAGATCCCCTCCCGCGTATCCACCGTCGCACCCGCGGCACCCGACCGGCCTGCCTTCGCCGCCGTTCGGGTGGCGGGCCGCGGAGCCCGGTGTGAGGCTGACCGGTATGACGATTCAGACGTCCAAACTGAGCGACCCCGCCGTCCGTGCCTTCGTCACCGCCGTCAACGCCCACGACCGCGAGGGCTTCATGAGCATCCTCGCGCCCGGCGCGACCATGGCGGACGACGGCACCGACCGTGACCTCGCCGACTGGATCGACCGGGAGATCTTCTCCTCGAACGGTCACATGGAGGTCGACAACGAGTCGAACAACGGCCGCGACCTCCTCGCCAGCTACCGCAACGACACCTACGGCGAGATGCGCACCCAGTGGCACTTCCAGGTGGAGCAGGACGGCCGGATCTCCCGCTTCGAGACCGGCCAGGCGTGACCGGCCAGGCGTGACCCGTCAGGTGTAACCGGTTTCCCGGAGTCGGGCCCCGGGGGCTTGCCTTCGTGTGCGCTTCAACTCCTAACGTCCCACCCCATGGAGACCAAGAGGACTTTGGGACGGACCGGCATCGGGGTAAGCGCTCTCGGCTTCGGGTGCTGGGCCATCGGCGGTGAGTGGCAGTCCGCCGACGGGCAGCCGCTCGGCTGGGGCAAGGTGGACGACGAGGAGTCGGTACGGGCGGTCCGGCGCGCCCTCGACCTGGGCGTCACCTTCTTCGACACCGCGGACACCTACGGGGCCGGCCACAGCGAACGCGTCCTGGGCCGTGCCCTCGGCAAGCGCCGCGCGGACGTCGTCGTCGCCACCAAGTGGGGCAACGTCTTCGACGAGGACACTCGCACCCTCACCGGCGCCGACGACACCCCGGAGTACGCCCGCCGCGCGCTGACCGCGTCCTTGAGACGCCTGGACACCGACCACATCGACCTCTACCAGCTGCATCTGTCGGATGCGGACCCGGCGCGCGCCGCCGAACTGCGCGATCTCTGCGAGGAGTTCGTGCGCGAAGGGCTGATCCGGGCGTACGCGTGGAGCACCGACGACCCCGCCCGCGCCGCCGTCTTCGCCCGCGGGAAGCACTGCGCCGCCGTACAGCACATGGCGAACGTGCTCCAGGACGCGCCCGAGATGTTCGCGCTGTGCGAGGAGCTGGGGCTGGCCAGCATCAACCGCAGCCCGCTCGCGATGGGCCTGCTCACCGGCAGGCGCAGGAGCGGGCAGGCCCTGGAGGCCGGGGACATCCGCAGCCGGCCGCCCGAGTGGCTGCAGGGCTTCGAGGCCGGCAGCGCCGATCCGCGGTGGCTGGCCCGCGTCGACGCGCTGAAGGACGTCCTCACCAGCGGCGGCCGCACCCTCGGCCAGGGCGCCCTCGCCTGGCTGTGGGCCCGCAGCCCGCACGCCGTACCGATCCCGGGATTCCGTTCCGTCGCCCAGGCCGAGCAGAACGCGGGCGCCCTGGAGAAGGGCCCGCTCACGAGTGAGCAGCTGACGGAGGTCGACCGGATCCTGGAGCGCTGAACGCTCCGCTGTGAGTGCCGCGACGGTCGTCTCGCGGCTGCGGCGCCGTCGTGGCTGGTCGCGCCCACGTGGCGGTAGCCGCACATCGATGCAGCCCCGCGCCCCTTTAGGGCGTTGCAGAACCGCCGTAATGCCAAGACGGCAGCCGTTCCACGCACCGGTGCGTATCCCGCGGTCCCGCGCGAGATCCACCCCCACCCGGTGTCGTGGAACGGCTGCCGTCCACCCCCCTCGGGTTGGTCTGCGGAAGCACCGTGCTCCAAATGTGAAGCTCCGGTGCAGGCGAAGTTGAGCATAAGTCGTCTAACAGTACCGACGCAGCGGAATTTCACATTCCACTTGTGCAAGTTGTGCAGGCAACAACCGGCCGTCGACTCTCAGCCACGCCCCACGTACGGCATCGCCGTCGCCAGTACGGTCGCGAACTGCACGTTCGCCTCCAGCGGCAGCTCGGCCATGTGCCGCACGGTCCGCGCCACGTCGGCGACGTCCATCACGGGCTCGGGCGCCACCGAGCCGTTCGCCTGGAGGGCGCCGGTCTGCATGCGGGCCGTCATGTCGGTCGCCGCGTTGCCGATGTCGATCTGGCCCACCGCGATGTCGTACGGCCGCCCGTCCAGCGAGAGCGCCTTCGTCAGGCCGGTCAGCGCGTGCTTGGTCGCCGTGTAGGCCACCGAGAGCGGGCGGGGCGTGTGCGCGGAGATCGAGCCGTTGTTGATGATCCGGCCACCGCGCGGGTCCTGCTCCTT
The DNA window shown above is from Streptomyces chartreusis and carries:
- a CDS encoding aldo/keto reductase, producing METKRTLGRTGIGVSALGFGCWAIGGEWQSADGQPLGWGKVDDEESVRAVRRALDLGVTFFDTADTYGAGHSERVLGRALGKRRADVVVATKWGNVFDEDTRTLTGADDTPEYARRALTASLRRLDTDHIDLYQLHLSDADPARAAELRDLCEEFVREGLIRAYAWSTDDPARAAVFARGKHCAAVQHMANVLQDAPEMFALCEELGLASINRSPLAMGLLTGRRRSGQALEAGDIRSRPPEWLQGFEAGSADPRWLARVDALKDVLTSGGRTLGQGALAWLWARSPHAVPIPGFRSVAQAEQNAGALEKGPLTSEQLTEVDRILER